The Trueperaceae bacterium genome includes a window with the following:
- a CDS encoding NAD(P)-dependent oxidoreductase, which produces MKERVTLFGASGTMGSQVFEELRRRAERYDLTLLLLPGDARVMRLARGLREAGIDTSRRAGIAEGRGVRVVWGDATDAATVREAVRGADWVLNTMAYISPQADYRPEVAWAVNDLAVGNVLAAICDEPDGARRIGYVHTGSVAQTGNRPATGRAGAPGTYVGRVGDPMNPSVYDEYALSKIAGERRVMESPLERWVSLRMSFIMPTDHADLMGLFDPIAFHMPLDTRMENVTDRDAGLAMANCLELRHERTFWRRAYNVGGGQGMRTTARAYLGAAYGLMGLDVGRCMEENWFGLRNFHLQYYDDSDVTERYLRYQRDDLASHAAALRASMAPGMKLLAWLCARLPAVRRLSERVVHDRFERLARGHANSPRRWYLTRNDARVRAFFGGYAAYEAIPAGGLSDSIDDDGPWTRFDHGYPEGVEDLARDDLRLAAAFRGGEWLGAVGGVGEEGALDEGADGEGLVGWHERCAWRCGSDHEFEARPSTVLRGGHWCPRCLGTWDGGRRAALEPFFAQAWYADHDPDELEPYPADGAEDVANADVAWRARGAR; this is translated from the coding sequence GTGAAGGAGCGCGTCACCCTCTTCGGCGCCAGCGGCACGATGGGCTCCCAAGTCTTCGAGGAGCTCCGCCGCCGGGCGGAACGTTACGACCTCACGCTGCTGCTGCTCCCGGGCGACGCCCGGGTGATGCGCCTGGCGCGCGGGTTGCGCGAGGCGGGCATCGACACCTCGCGCCGGGCCGGGATAGCGGAGGGCAGGGGCGTGCGCGTCGTATGGGGCGACGCCACGGACGCGGCGACGGTGCGGGAGGCGGTGAGGGGCGCGGACTGGGTGCTCAACACGATGGCCTACATCTCGCCACAGGCCGACTACCGACCCGAGGTCGCCTGGGCCGTGAACGACCTGGCCGTCGGCAACGTGCTGGCCGCGATCTGCGACGAACCGGACGGGGCGAGGCGCATCGGCTACGTGCACACCGGCTCGGTCGCACAGACGGGCAACCGCCCGGCGACCGGACGCGCCGGCGCCCCCGGCACGTACGTCGGACGCGTCGGCGACCCCATGAACCCGTCCGTGTACGACGAGTACGCCCTCTCGAAGATCGCCGGCGAGCGGCGCGTGATGGAGTCGCCGCTCGAGCGGTGGGTCTCCCTGCGCATGTCGTTCATCATGCCGACGGACCACGCCGACCTCATGGGCCTGTTCGACCCCATCGCCTTCCACATGCCGCTCGACACGCGCATGGAGAACGTGACGGACCGCGACGCCGGCCTCGCCATGGCCAACTGCCTCGAGCTGCGGCACGAGCGAACGTTCTGGCGCCGCGCCTACAACGTCGGGGGCGGCCAGGGCATGCGGACGACCGCGCGCGCCTACCTCGGGGCCGCCTACGGCCTCATGGGCCTCGACGTCGGCCGCTGCATGGAGGAGAACTGGTTCGGCCTCAGGAACTTCCACTTGCAGTACTACGATGACTCGGACGTCACCGAGCGCTACCTGCGCTACCAGCGTGACGATCTTGCGAGCCACGCCGCCGCCCTCCGTGCGAGCATGGCGCCCGGCATGAAGCTCCTCGCGTGGCTATGCGCGCGCCTGCCGGCCGTTCGACGCCTGAGCGAGAGGGTGGTCCACGACCGGTTCGAGCGTCTGGCGCGGGGGCATGCCAACAGCCCCAGACGGTGGTACCTCACGCGCAACGACGCGCGCGTGCGGGCCTTCTTCGGTGGCTACGCCGCCTACGAAGCCATCCCCGCCGGCGGCTTGAGCGACTCTATCGACGATGACGGTCCGTGGACGCGCTTCGACCACGGCTACCCGGAGGGGGTCGAGGACCTGGCCCGGGACGACCTGAGGCTGGCGGCGGCCTTCCGCGGGGGCGAGTGGCTCGGAGCGGTGGGGGGCGTGGGCGAGGAGGGGGCGCTCGACGAAGGCGCGGATGGCGAGGGGCTCGTCGGCTGGCACGAACGCTGCGCCTGGCGCTGCGGCTCCGACCACGAGTTCGAGGCGCGCCCCAGCACGGTCCTGCGCGGCGGTCATTGGTGCCCGCGCTGCCTGGGGACGTGGGACGGCGGTCGTCGGGCGGCGCTGGAGCCGTTCTTCGCGCAGGCCTGGTACGCCGACCACGACCCGGACGAGCTCGAGCCGTACCCGGCCGACGGAGCCGAGGACGTCGCGAACGCGGACGTCGCATGGCGTGCGCGCGGGGCCCGCTGA
- the prmC gene encoding peptide chain release factor N(5)-glutamine methyltransferase, whose protein sequence is MRSILQAHAEAAARLTAAGVPSPEHDAWRLLEAASGLSRSTLLLTGASAVPEATAARLAGLVEERAARVPLQHVLGVAHFYGLELAVDARVLVPRPETERLVELVLRELADGLADAGPAPATVLDVGTGSGAIALALKAELTSAEVWGTDVSEDALAVARGNAARLGLAVGFLRSDLLADEEVAALARRAAVLAANLPYLPESDRVALQPEAAADPPGALFAADGGLAIAARLADQAWLTLPRGALLALELDPRNVRGLAERLSGWEGVRLEPDLAGRERFLLARR, encoded by the coding sequence TTGCGCAGCATCCTGCAAGCTCACGCCGAAGCGGCGGCGCGGTTGACGGCCGCCGGCGTCCCCAGCCCTGAGCACGACGCGTGGCGGCTCCTGGAAGCAGCCTCCGGACTGAGTCGTAGTACCCTCCTCCTGACGGGCGCGTCCGCCGTGCCCGAGGCGACCGCCGCGCGGCTGGCCGGCCTCGTCGAGGAGCGCGCGGCACGCGTGCCGCTGCAGCACGTCCTCGGGGTCGCGCACTTCTACGGGCTCGAGCTTGCCGTGGACGCGCGCGTGCTCGTGCCGCGGCCCGAGACGGAGCGGCTCGTCGAGCTCGTCCTCCGGGAACTGGCGGACGGGCTCGCCGACGCAGGACCGGCGCCCGCGACGGTCCTGGACGTCGGCACGGGCAGCGGCGCCATCGCGCTCGCCCTCAAGGCGGAGCTAACGAGCGCGGAAGTGTGGGGCACCGACGTCTCGGAGGACGCGCTCGCCGTGGCGCGCGGCAACGCCGCGAGGCTCGGCCTCGCCGTCGGCTTCCTCCGCTCGGACCTGCTGGCTGACGAGGAGGTCGCCGCCCTGGCGCGGCGTGCCGCCGTCCTGGCGGCTAACCTGCCCTACCTGCCCGAGAGCGACCGGGTGGCGCTGCAGCCTGAGGCCGCCGCCGACCCTCCCGGCGCGCTGTTCGCCGCGGACGGCGGCCTCGCCATCGCCGCGCGCCTCGCCGACCAGGCGTGGCTGACGTTGCCGCGAGGGGCGCTCTTGGCGCTAGAGCTCGACCCACGCAACGTGCGCGGGTTGGCGGAGCGGTTGAGCGGGTGGGAAGGCGTGCGCCTGGAGCCGGACCTCGCGGGCAGGGAGCGCTTCCTGCTGGCGCGCAGGTGA